The window CCTCGGAAATGGCTGCAAGGCCTCTTTCAAAATTATCTACTACAGGGAGGATCCGTTCCACAATATCCTTTGCCCCGATTTCAAACATGGCTGTCTTTTCCTTCTCTGTTCTCTTGCGGTAATTATCGAATTCAGCCATGTTCCTCTGAAGGCGGTCTGTCAGTTCTTCTATCTTTTCATCTCTTGGGTCTTTTTTCTCTTTCTTTTTCCCGAAAAGACCCTTTTTCACGGATTCTTCCTTAGAATCCTCTTCCGCCGTTTCTTCCTCTGAAACGCCTTCCTGGATTCCGTCGTCTGCACAGGCTTCTGTGCCTTCTATTTCTTTTTCAGTGAAAGCGGCATCTTCCGCCTGAACAGTCTCATCTGCCAGTCTTTCATCTGTTTTCACATCTTCCATGCTCAATGCTCTTCCCTTTACCTTTCATCTTTTTTCAAAATGGCATCCAGCTGCGTCATGAGATTGCGCAATGTGCTGAGTACCTTTTCATAATCCATGCGTTTCGGTCCTATGATTCCAATGGTACCCCTTAAGCCTTCGCCCAGCTCATAGTTGGCAGTTACAATGCTGCAGTCCTTCATGGTCTTAACGGGTGCTTCA of the Lacrimispora indolis DSM 755 genome contains:
- the grpE gene encoding nucleotide exchange factor GrpE; translated protein: MEDVKTDERLADETVQAEDAAFTEKEIEGTEACADDGIQEGVSEEETAEEDSKEESVKKGLFGKKKEKKDPRDEKIEELTDRLQRNMAEFDNYRKRTEKEKTAMFEIGAKDIVERILPVVDNFERGLAAISEEEKNAPFADGMEKIYKQLMKTLEEAGVKPIEAVGKPFDPNFHNAVMHIEDESLGENVVSQELQKGYTYRDTVVRHSMVQVAN